The Leptospirales bacterium genome has a window encoding:
- a CDS encoding mercuric reductase → MKHYDHILIGTGQASTTILPPLLASGQKIAVIEGASVGGTCVNNGCTPTKTLVASARVAQLIRRAAEYGVHAGSPQIDFGAVMARVNGIRHGNRDRLTEWMKSEANIDFYAGWASFSGERRVKVGDQEMEGERIYIHVGASPRLLDIPGLAQSGVMTNIELLELKELPEHLLILGGSYIGLEFGQVFRRLGSKVTVLEAAPQITPREDDDICTQVRSMLEEEGMVIHSGVKIQSVQGTSPIEIRYEHGGSSQTISGSHLLAAVGRSPNTAKLNLAAAGVRCNAQGFIETDEYLQTSAPGIFALGDVNGRGAFTHTAVHDGQVMIANWQGRQTKVSDRQPIFAMFTDPPLARIGLNEKDAQARGIAYRLAQRPMERINRAREMGETKGSIKILVEKNSERFLGATILGVGGDEIINHFAPYLYAGLTVKEMQRAVLVHPTVSELLPFILETLA, encoded by the coding sequence ATGAAACACTACGATCATATTTTGATAGGAACCGGACAGGCCAGCACGACAATCCTGCCGCCGCTGCTGGCCAGCGGTCAGAAGATTGCGGTGATCGAGGGCGCCTCGGTAGGCGGAACCTGCGTCAACAACGGCTGCACGCCGACCAAGACGCTGGTGGCCAGCGCACGCGTGGCGCAGCTGATCCGGCGCGCAGCGGAATATGGCGTCCACGCTGGCTCGCCACAGATCGATTTTGGGGCGGTGATGGCGCGGGTCAACGGCATCCGCCATGGCAATCGCGATCGGCTAACTGAATGGATGAAATCGGAGGCAAATATCGACTTCTATGCCGGCTGGGCCAGCTTCAGCGGCGAGCGACGCGTGAAGGTTGGCGATCAGGAAATGGAAGGCGAGCGCATCTATATTCACGTTGGCGCTTCGCCGCGTCTGCTGGATATTCCAGGTCTCGCCCAGAGCGGCGTCATGACCAACATCGAACTTCTGGAGTTGAAAGAGCTTCCCGAGCACCTGCTGATTCTGGGCGGCAGTTACATCGGTCTGGAGTTTGGCCAGGTCTTTCGTCGACTGGGTTCAAAGGTTACGGTGCTGGAGGCTGCGCCACAGATTACGCCGCGCGAGGATGACGACATCTGCACACAGGTGCGCAGCATGCTGGAGGAAGAAGGCATGGTCATCCACAGCGGCGTCAAGATTCAGTCGGTGCAGGGAACCTCGCCAATCGAGATCCGTTATGAGCACGGCGGCAGCAGCCAGACCATCAGCGGCTCGCATCTGCTGGCGGCCGTCGGTCGCAGTCCAAATACCGCAAAGTTGAATCTGGCGGCGGCCGGCGTGCGTTGCAATGCTCAGGGCTTTATCGAGACCGATGAATATCTCCAGACCAGCGCGCCTGGCATCTTTGCCCTGGGCGACGTCAATGGCCGCGGCGCCTTCACACACACCGCCGTGCACGACGGCCAGGTAATGATCGCTAACTGGCAGGGCCGCCAAACGAAAGTCAGCGATCGTCAGCCAATCTTTGCCATGTTCACCGATCCGCCGCTGGCGCGCATTGGCCTGAATGAAAAGGACGCACAGGCGCGCGGCATTGCCTACCGACTGGCGCAGCGGCCCATGGAGCGCATCAACCGCGCACGCGAGATGGGCGAAACTAAAGGTTCCATTAAGATTCTGGTAGAGAAGAACAGCGAACGATTTCTGGGCGCGACCATTCTGGGCGTCGGCGGCGACGAGATCATCAACCACTTTGCACCCTATCTCTATGCCGGACTGACCGTCAAAGAGATGCAGCGCGCCGTGCTTGTGCATCCCACCGTCAGCGAGCTATTGCCGTTTATACTGGAGACCCTGGCTTAG
- a CDS encoding SpoIIE family protein phosphatase, translating into MRSFFHSHFNTTSWLAALLLCLALGAGSCGKGGAPRTAPRAVNGVLDLRHWDFADEGPVRLDGQWHFYFNRLLDPAQDARGLALEGGEFVEVPNSWVDSEKKRPPFGAASYALTILLPPHSEGLMLYQRQVDTAMRLYANGQEVGESGNPALDESRARPQVSVQLIALPPTPAAQLRLLYHTSNYANDSAGIWESIDLGPAAQIVSRREGKLLSDYLLFGALILAAVYHIGLFVSRRSDLPALLFGLFCLDMALRIPVTGETTIHRFLHDLSYEHYKMIDHFLVYVGGPLFAAFVALLFGGRLKRSLILFSSLTALPCIVALLVLPSRSFIPIFPYYFISLLIVFLWLITALILASARRQEGALFSLLGLLFFIATIINDFLASRLIIHSAYILPLGLFVFIFSQAYMLSRLFARAYNTAEKLSLQMQQRNVELQRLDQLKDEFLANTSHELRTPLHGIVGISDSLLGGAAGETSAVMRRNLQLISDSGRRLASLVDDILDFSRLRNRDLELRRRPVDIASAIDVALALSQGLVGARQLRLVNQAPGLYVDADEDRLEQILLNLIGNAIKFTASGEVRIEAGRDPEQPAMIRISVLDTGIGLPEDRLESIFDSFTQADGSIGREYGGAGLGLSITRSLVELHGGKISAHRRAEGGSEFRFTLPAVEAAELSSAAAEEASAAQHLRLLPSIAPAEGAPSVHEAAAESAASAVAPAESAPREAVLAEERPAHILIVDDDPVNLQVLRNHLSMSQYLVRECASGQEALAALQEANFDLILLDVMMPRLSGYEVCRIVRESFSTTELPVILLTARNRVSDLVTGLESGANDYLVKPFDAQELQARVRTLLELKRAAASQSHLAMLQGELAVAHQIQQSLLPRALPPTPGLRIAARYQPMTGLAGDFYDFCPTDDGGIGCIVADVSGHGVPAALVVSMLKVTLWFFQQEFGAPDALLYNMNQALLRNTGSEFVTAAFAWIDRTRSKLLLSNAAHPPVYLLRAADGELLRLKPAGALLAVFPEIDLQLAQVDLAPGDRIVLYTDGVTEAINSGDEMFGEERLEQLLRQSLALDAEQFAAQLFDTVLNWTGDTVHLADDFSFVVIDVLSQDAGLGP; encoded by the coding sequence ATGAGGTCCTTTTTCCACTCCCACTTCAATACGACGAGCTGGCTGGCGGCGCTGCTGCTCTGCCTTGCGCTGGGCGCCGGAAGCTGCGGCAAGGGGGGTGCGCCGCGGACAGCGCCGCGCGCTGTGAATGGCGTGCTCGATTTGCGCCATTGGGACTTTGCCGACGAGGGGCCGGTCAGGCTGGACGGGCAGTGGCATTTCTATTTCAACCGACTGCTGGACCCAGCGCAGGACGCAAGGGGCCTTGCACTTGAGGGCGGCGAGTTCGTTGAAGTTCCAAATAGCTGGGTCGATTCGGAAAAGAAGCGGCCGCCCTTTGGCGCCGCCAGCTACGCGCTGACCATTTTGCTTCCGCCGCACAGCGAGGGCCTGATGCTCTACCAGCGTCAGGTGGATACGGCGATGCGACTCTACGCCAACGGGCAGGAGGTCGGAGAGAGCGGAAATCCCGCGCTGGATGAAAGTCGCGCCCGGCCGCAGGTAAGCGTCCAGCTGATTGCGCTGCCGCCTACGCCAGCTGCGCAGCTGCGCTTGCTCTATCATACATCGAACTACGCCAATGATTCAGCAGGCATCTGGGAGAGCATCGATCTGGGGCCGGCGGCGCAGATTGTATCGCGCCGCGAGGGCAAACTGCTTTCCGACTACCTCCTGTTCGGCGCTCTGATTCTGGCCGCGGTCTACCACATTGGATTGTTTGTGAGCCGGCGCAGCGATTTGCCGGCGCTGCTTTTTGGACTCTTCTGCCTGGACATGGCGCTGCGCATTCCGGTTACCGGCGAGACAACCATCCACCGCTTCCTGCACGATCTGTCCTACGAACACTACAAGATGATCGACCATTTTCTGGTCTACGTCGGCGGCCCGCTCTTTGCCGCTTTTGTGGCGCTGCTCTTTGGCGGTCGACTCAAGCGCTCGCTGATTCTCTTTTCCTCGCTAACGGCGCTGCCCTGCATTGTGGCCCTGCTGGTCCTGCCCTCGCGCAGCTTCATTCCAATCTTTCCTTACTATTTCATCAGCCTGCTGATCGTTTTCCTCTGGCTGATCACCGCCCTGATCCTGGCCTCCGCCCGTCGCCAGGAGGGAGCGCTGTTCTCGCTGCTGGGGCTGCTCTTTTTTATCGCTACCATTATCAATGACTTTCTGGCCTCGCGACTGATCATACACAGCGCCTACATCTTGCCGCTTGGCCTGTTTGTTTTCATCTTCTCCCAGGCCTACATGCTCAGCCGGCTCTTTGCTCGCGCTTACAATACCGCAGAAAAGCTCTCGCTGCAGATGCAGCAGCGTAACGTCGAGCTGCAGCGCCTGGACCAGTTGAAGGATGAATTCCTGGCCAACACCTCGCACGAATTGCGCACGCCCTTGCATGGCATCGTTGGCATTTCCGATTCGCTGCTGGGCGGCGCCGCCGGCGAAACCAGCGCCGTGATGCGGCGCAATCTGCAGTTGATCAGCGACAGCGGTCGTCGTCTGGCCAGTCTGGTCGATGACATCCTGGATTTCTCGCGGCTGCGCAACCGCGATCTGGAATTGCGCCGTCGTCCAGTGGACATTGCATCGGCCATTGATGTCGCACTGGCGCTTTCCCAGGGACTGGTGGGAGCGCGCCAGCTGCGGCTGGTCAATCAGGCGCCGGGTCTCTATGTTGATGCCGACGAAGATCGACTGGAACAGATTCTGCTCAATCTGATTGGCAATGCCATCAAGTTCACCGCCAGCGGCGAAGTGCGCATTGAAGCAGGACGCGATCCAGAACAGCCAGCGATGATTCGCATCAGCGTGCTTGATACCGGCATTGGCCTGCCCGAAGATCGTCTGGAGTCGATCTTTGATTCTTTCACGCAGGCCGATGGGTCCATCGGTCGCGAATACGGCGGCGCCGGCCTCGGGCTTTCCATCACGCGCAGTCTGGTGGAACTGCACGGCGGAAAGATTTCTGCGCATCGGCGCGCCGAAGGCGGAAGCGAATTTCGTTTTACATTGCCGGCTGTGGAAGCCGCCGAGCTCTCCAGCGCCGCCGCCGAAGAAGCAAGCGCGGCGCAGCATCTGCGTCTTCTGCCATCGATTGCGCCAGCCGAAGGCGCGCCGTCGGTCCATGAGGCGGCGGCAGAGTCGGCGGCCAGCGCTGTAGCGCCGGCCGAGAGTGCGCCTCGCGAGGCTGTCCTTGCCGAGGAGCGGCCCGCTCATATCCTGATTGTTGATGATGATCCCGTCAACCTGCAGGTGCTGCGCAATCATCTCTCCATGTCCCAGTACCTGGTGCGCGAGTGCGCCAGCGGTCAGGAGGCGCTGGCCGCGCTGCAAGAAGCAAACTTCGATCTCATTTTGCTCGATGTGATGATGCCGCGGCTTTCCGGCTATGAGGTTTGCCGCATTGTACGCGAATCCTTTTCTACAACCGAACTGCCAGTCATACTTTTGACGGCGCGAAATCGCGTCAGCGATCTGGTGACTGGCCTGGAAAGCGGGGCCAACGACTATCTGGTGAAGCCTTTCGACGCCCAGGAATTGCAGGCGCGCGTGCGCACGCTACTGGAGTTGAAGCGCGCTGCAGCATCGCAATCGCACCTGGCCATGTTGCAGGGCGAGCTGGCGGTAGCGCATCAAATTCAGCAATCGCTCCTGCCGCGCGCGCTGCCGCCAACGCCTGGCCTGCGCATCGCCGCACGCTACCAGCCAATGACCGGTCTGGCTGGCGATTTTTACGACTTCTGTCCGACCGATGACGGCGGCATTGGCTGCATTGTCGCTGATGTTTCGGGCCACGGCGTGCCGGCAGCGCTGGTCGTATCAATGCTCAAGGTCACGCTGTGGTTTTTTCAGCAGGAGTTTGGCGCGCCGGATGCATTGCTGTACAATATGAATCAAGCGCTGCTGCGCAACACCGGATCAGAGTTTGTGACGGCGGCCTTTGCCTGGATCGACCGGACGCGAAGCAAATTGCTGCTGTCCAATGCCGCCCATCCGCCGGTCTACTTGCTCCGCGCCGCCGACGGCGAGCTCCTGCGTCTTAAACCGGCGGGCGCCTTGCTGGCTGTATTTCCCGAAATTGATCTGCAGCTGGCGCAGGTCGATCTGGCGCCCGGCGACCGTATTGTCCTCTATACAGATGGCGTCACCGAAGCTATCAACAGCGGCGATGAGATGTTTGGCGAGGAGCGTCTGGAACAACTGCTGCGTCAATCCCTGGCCCTGGACGCCGAGCAGTTTGCCGCGCAGCTCTTTGATACTGTCTTGAATTGGACCGGTGATACTGTCCATCTGGCGGATGATTTTTCTTTTGTCGTGATTGACGTCCTATCTCAGGACGCAGGGCTCGGGCCATAA
- a CDS encoding DUF2282 domain-containing protein: MAGSSNWTKRVAAAALVSSALGGSLAFCSPSNGGHPEASEWQGTERCAGVARAGKNDCSTSAHSCSGQASADNVAGEWISVPKGLCEKIAGGRVI, from the coding sequence ATGGCAGGATCGAGCAATTGGACCAAACGGGTGGCAGCGGCGGCGCTGGTCAGCAGCGCACTTGGCGGAAGTCTTGCCTTTTGTTCTCCCTCAAACGGCGGCCATCCCGAGGCCAGCGAGTGGCAGGGTACAGAACGCTGCGCCGGCGTAGCGCGCGCCGGAAAGAACGACTGCAGCACCAGCGCCCACAGCTGTTCCGGCCAGGCAAGCGCCGACAATGTTGCCGGCGAATGGATCAGCGTACCCAAGGGTCTTTGCGAAAAGATTGCTGGCGGGCGCGTGATCTAA
- a CDS encoding DUF692 domain-containing protein — MALSGVGLGFRSEYFDELLQLADEGDERRPQWLEILIDNFADGERRQWLALDELRQRYNLAFHCTGLDIGGAMPLDRERLLRIADMMRRLQATQVSAHLCWTAAAGRFSHELLPLPATEESLKRVSGRVAQAQEWLGAPLILENVSACLRPVGEMGEGQFLAACARRSGARLLLDINNLFVNFHNFGEDPRQILDCLDAASVAMYHIAGYQDLDGLLVDSHGAPVDGAVWKLWQAALERIGPRPLCLERDQNLPPLEELLGELQQARALMVEHAA, encoded by the coding sequence GTGGCCCTCAGCGGCGTTGGCCTGGGCTTTCGCTCCGAATACTTTGATGAACTTTTGCAACTGGCGGACGAGGGCGATGAACGTCGTCCGCAGTGGCTGGAGATTCTGATCGACAATTTTGCCGACGGCGAACGTCGACAATGGCTGGCGCTGGATGAACTGCGCCAGCGTTACAACCTGGCCTTTCACTGCACGGGTCTGGATATTGGCGGGGCCATGCCTCTGGACCGCGAACGCCTGCTGCGCATCGCCGACATGATGCGCCGCCTGCAGGCGACGCAAGTATCGGCGCACCTCTGCTGGACGGCGGCCGCCGGACGCTTCAGCCATGAACTGTTGCCGCTGCCGGCTACGGAAGAGAGTCTAAAGCGCGTAAGCGGCCGCGTGGCCCAGGCCCAGGAGTGGCTGGGCGCGCCCCTGATCCTGGAGAATGTCAGCGCCTGTCTGCGGCCCGTGGGCGAAATGGGCGAGGGCCAATTCCTGGCAGCCTGCGCCCGGCGCAGCGGCGCCCGATTGTTGTTGGATATCAATAATTTGTTTGTGAATTTCCACAATTTTGGCGAGGATCCGCGGCAGATTCTGGACTGTCTGGACGCCGCTTCAGTTGCCATGTATCATATCGCCGGCTATCAGGATCTTGACGGACTGCTCGTCGATAGCCATGGAGCGCCCGTGGACGGCGCGGTCTGGAAGCTCTGGCAAGCGGCCCTTGAGCGCATTGGTCCGCGGCCCCTGTGCCTGGAGCGCGATCAGAACCTGCCGCCGCTTGAGGAGCTGCTTGGCGAATTGCAACAGGCGCGCGCCCTGATGGTTGAGCATGCGGCTTGA
- a CDS encoding DNA-binding domain-containing protein, which produces MRLDDFQREFMALISSVDAPLALRNISPELRSALGAGLSDEELRRRLQIYINGAQRAIGRSLAEQFPALRALLGAVELDALIRRFAAENAAGFAELPLCGAPFVSFLAAELSAQRPRWLLDVAQLESLSYQMQFAADGETLELQFSSNAAELREYALGGGVDAAPDPQAACTVRIVRQPEGPRIYWRRVS; this is translated from the coding sequence ATGCGGCTTGATGATTTTCAACGCGAATTCATGGCGCTGATCTCGTCCGTGGATGCGCCCCTGGCGCTGCGCAACATTTCGCCCGAGCTGCGCAGCGCGCTTGGCGCCGGGCTTTCCGACGAAGAGTTGCGCCGTCGGCTGCAGATTTACATCAATGGCGCGCAGCGCGCCATTGGTCGCAGCCTGGCCGAACAATTCCCGGCATTGCGCGCCCTGCTGGGCGCCGTTGAACTGGATGCCTTGATTCGCCGCTTTGCCGCCGAAAATGCCGCAGGTTTTGCCGAGCTGCCGCTTTGTGGCGCTCCCTTTGTTTCCTTTCTGGCCGCCGAACTCTCCGCCCAACGTCCGCGCTGGCTGCTGGATGTGGCGCAGCTGGAATCGCTCTCTTACCAGATGCAATTTGCCGCAGACGGCGAGACCCTGGAGCTGCAGTTTTCCAGCAACGCCGCCGAGCTGCGCGAGTATGCCCTGGGCGGCGGCGTCGATGCGGCGCCCGATCCCCAGGCCGCCTGCACTGTGCGCATCGTGCGTCAGCCAGAGGGGCCGCGCATCTACTGGCGTCGCGTTTCCTGA
- a CDS encoding rhomboid family intramembrane serine protease, producing the protein MISTLLIIAVNLGITLWGFEALQRGDRRALFIPYETAQGRNWEGVFLSMFTHANWAHFVFNMLSFYFFAPLTAQAMGDIAAVILYLVAGVGGSILVYIVRHKDPRYSCLGASGAVSGIIFASILFQPQMNIYFMFVPLPIPGPIYALLYLALTYYMMKRGGDGISHEAHFGGAITGIVAAIVTDPGSPARLLQRMLNLF; encoded by the coding sequence ATGATTTCCACGCTCTTGATCATCGCTGTGAACCTTGGCATCACGCTCTGGGGCTTCGAGGCCCTGCAGCGCGGCGACCGACGCGCCTTGTTCATTCCCTATGAAACGGCGCAGGGGCGCAACTGGGAAGGCGTCTTTCTGTCCATGTTCACCCATGCCAACTGGGCGCACTTTGTGTTCAATATGCTTTCCTTCTATTTTTTTGCTCCGCTGACGGCGCAGGCGATGGGCGATATCGCCGCCGTCATTCTCTACCTGGTGGCAGGCGTGGGCGGCTCGATTCTGGTTTATATTGTACGTCACAAAGATCCGCGCTACAGTTGTCTGGGGGCCAGCGGCGCGGTCAGCGGCATTATCTTCGCTTCGATATTGTTTCAGCCCCAGATGAATATCTATTTCATGTTCGTTCCGCTGCCCATTCCGGGGCCGATCTATGCGTTGCTTTATCTGGCGCTGACCTACTACATGATGAAGCGCGGCGGCGACGGCATCAGTCACGAAGCGCATTTTGGCGGGGCCATCACTGGCATTGTCGCCGCCATCGTGACCGATCCGGGCTCGCCTGCCAGGTTGCTCCAGCGCATGCTCAATCTGTTCTAG